A genome region from Chengkuizengella sp. SCS-71B includes the following:
- a CDS encoding phage tail sheath family protein has protein sequence MASGTWSETNRPVRPGSYMNIRARALGSIQSGTRGVVAIPVKANWGPVKEIAEITSESELIATYGSDITDDFTAYECIRLILLGSASKVLAYRLADSSAAKASVALSNGSIDTVKLETKYETTRDFNVTVRDNLVDSNSKDIVLYEGNTQLYVFTVSNTISADEIVDFLNAEKENNWITAQKLADGTGLQDVANISLANGDAGVSAITNADYITATSAFEANDFNEFTLDGAEDAALKTSVVAWINRLRTEGKMVQASLGGSLTEDTDINNANTRSALYNHEAIKNVGVSAKLDGKLYSSAKVACFIAGLNAGQSLRESLTYAVTPFEDVSPRLTHNQVVSALQAGTIVLVHDGEKVVIEQGINTLTSLNGEQNNSFKKCKAVRVMDAIKTDTSSYDQDNIVGKLANNEDGQAAFLSSRKQYFETLVQAGLINDFTVEVDQDKQTGANGDEFYWKWEATIVDMMEKIYGTGNV, from the coding sequence ATGGCAAGTGGAACATGGAGTGAAACGAATAGACCTGTAAGACCTGGATCATATATGAACATCAGAGCACGTGCTTTAGGATCAATTCAATCTGGGACACGTGGGGTAGTAGCAATTCCAGTAAAAGCGAACTGGGGACCAGTAAAAGAAATCGCAGAAATTACAAGTGAAAGTGAATTAATTGCAACATATGGTAGTGACATTACAGACGATTTCACAGCTTATGAGTGCATCCGACTCATATTATTGGGTTCAGCAAGTAAGGTTCTTGCATACAGATTAGCAGATTCTTCTGCGGCAAAAGCCTCTGTAGCTTTAAGTAATGGATCAATAGATACAGTGAAACTCGAAACAAAATATGAAACTACTAGAGATTTTAACGTAACGGTAAGAGATAATCTTGTAGATAGTAACAGTAAAGACATCGTGTTATACGAAGGAAATACTCAACTTTATGTATTTACAGTGAGTAATACAATCTCTGCGGATGAAATAGTAGATTTCTTAAATGCAGAAAAAGAAAACAATTGGATTACAGCACAGAAACTAGCAGATGGAACAGGTTTACAAGATGTAGCTAACATTTCTCTTGCAAATGGGGATGCAGGTGTGTCTGCTATCACAAACGCAGACTATATCACAGCAACCTCTGCTTTTGAAGCCAACGATTTTAATGAATTTACATTAGATGGCGCAGAGGATGCAGCGTTGAAAACATCTGTAGTCGCTTGGATTAATCGTTTAAGGACGGAAGGAAAAATGGTGCAAGCATCATTAGGGGGTTCTTTAACAGAAGATACTGACATTAACAATGCCAATACCCGTTCAGCTTTATATAACCATGAGGCAATTAAAAATGTAGGGGTTAGTGCGAAGTTAGACGGAAAATTGTATTCCAGTGCCAAGGTAGCATGTTTTATTGCAGGACTAAATGCTGGACAATCTTTACGTGAAAGCTTGACGTATGCTGTGACACCTTTTGAAGACGTATCTCCACGTTTAACACACAATCAAGTTGTGAGTGCATTGCAAGCTGGAACAATCGTTTTAGTTCATGATGGTGAGAAGGTTGTAATCGAGCAAGGGATCAACACTTTAACTTCACTTAATGGAGAACAGAATAACTCATTCAAAAAGTGTAAAGCTGTTCGTGTCATGGATGCAATCAAAACAGATACATCATCTTATGATCAAGATAACATTGTAGGAAAACTAGCCAATAACGAAGATGGACAAGCTGCCTTTTTATCCAGTCGTAAACAATATTTTGAAACACTCGTTCAAGCAGGACTTATTAATGACTTTACCGTAGAGGTAGATCAAGATAAACAAACTGGAGCAAACGGTGATGAGTTTTATTGGAAATGGGAAGCAACAATCGTAGACATGATGGAAAAAATCTATGGCACAGGTAATGTGTAA
- a CDS encoding phage tail family protein has product MSEKMIFTNGRGDSIELGQQSPYLLQMIEGLGGNEVEIQTQKAPFQDGSSYIDSLLDERELNFELMILVESPSELFERRRELLNIFNPKLGKGSLQYLYPAGTKELEVVVSQPPIFPDGSGNQGLKYQKVIFSLLSPSPFWTDESTESKPLVAWLGALKFPLSFPTEMGTRGDSGILSNTGDVACPVEIEIKGYTKNPMIKNKTTGQFIKVNREIGYEEILQISTAFGKKKADIIRSDGSIENAFNWINLNSVFWNLAVGENEIEYTSESGENDSIVNVTWKNQYVGV; this is encoded by the coding sequence TTAGGACAACAGTCACCGTATTTACTGCAAATGATAGAGGGGCTTGGCGGAAATGAGGTCGAGATACAAACGCAAAAAGCACCTTTCCAAGACGGTTCATCTTATATTGATTCCTTGTTAGATGAAAGAGAATTGAACTTTGAATTAATGATTTTAGTAGAATCCCCATCTGAACTATTTGAGAGAAGAAGGGAATTGTTAAATATATTTAATCCCAAACTAGGCAAAGGCTCTTTACAATACTTGTACCCTGCTGGAACCAAAGAATTAGAAGTAGTAGTGAGTCAGCCTCCTATTTTTCCAGATGGTAGTGGCAATCAAGGATTGAAATATCAGAAAGTGATTTTTAGTTTGTTATCTCCTTCTCCTTTTTGGACGGATGAATCAACTGAAAGTAAACCTTTGGTGGCATGGCTAGGTGCTTTAAAATTCCCATTATCTTTTCCTACTGAGATGGGTACAAGAGGGGATTCAGGAATTTTAAGCAATACTGGAGATGTCGCTTGCCCTGTGGAAATAGAAATTAAAGGATATACGAAAAATCCAATGATTAAAAATAAAACAACAGGGCAATTCATCAAAGTAAATCGTGAAATCGGTTATGAGGAGATATTACAAATATCAACAGCATTTGGAAAGAAAAAAGCTGATATTATTCGGAGTGACGGATCAATAGAGAATGCATTTAACTGGATTAATTTAAACAGTGTTTTCTGGAATTTAGCAGTTGGAGAAAATGAGATTGAATATACGAGTGAATCAGGTGAGAACGATTCAATTGTAAATGTAACATGGAAAAATCAGTACGTGGGGGTGTAG
- a CDS encoding phage tail tube protein, producing the protein MLESERLINGTYGELWEDGAHQQNVDGVTAEVTLEYADVKLSGDRWKHYKLTSIAGSGTITGFKVTSDMIQSHSWAEGPRGVPTKTELISKLDDPEAHGHERVRLKNVKFDKIFLANWKVGEIVKEEIPFKFSGFEVLDPIEAV; encoded by the coding sequence ATGTTAGAATCTGAACGTTTAATAAATGGTACATACGGCGAATTATGGGAAGATGGTGCACATCAACAAAACGTAGATGGTGTAACCGCAGAAGTAACTTTAGAATACGCCGATGTCAAATTATCTGGGGACCGCTGGAAACATTATAAACTAACTTCTATTGCTGGATCAGGTACGATCACTGGTTTCAAAGTAACATCTGACATGATTCAATCCCATAGTTGGGCAGAAGGTCCAAGAGGTGTACCTACAAAAACAGAACTGATTTCAAAATTAGATGATCCAGAAGCACATGGGCATGAGCGTGTCCGTTTGAAAAATGTAAAATTTGATAAAATCTTTTTAGCAAACTGGAAAGTTGGCGAGATCGTTAAGGAAGAAATTCCATTTAAGTTTAGTGGATTTGAAGTTTTAGATCCAATCGAAGCAGTTTAA
- a CDS encoding siphovirus ReqiPepy6 Gp37-like family protein — MKPMRVLSPTMEILAEIDDYESLIFTRSFHEVGEFNLTINRHKEHTDKLIKGNLIILGSDLNKVGIIKHREIGLDESGKQSEQWSIKGIELKGIVGQRITIPLIGTAYDSVEGNVESIIKHYVVKHIVNPEDGKRKMDMIDIAENLSRGAILKWQSRFENLSDELSAISFASGIGWGMKIDLHQFKWILDVMEGHNLTTSQSIHPPVIFSPEFDSLKSLQYSESDYNVRNVGYVAGEGEGFERRIISVGETEGISRIETFIDARDVKEVDEDKQPIPEDQIIQQLKEKGQQNLQELIQEQFLEGQILTHSPFKYEEDYDLGDIVTVQNKDWGVIMDARITEITEIYEPNGFQLEATFGNTRPTLISKLKQELNQIGAEVRK, encoded by the coding sequence ATGAAACCCATGAGAGTCTTATCTCCAACTATGGAAATTCTTGCTGAAATTGATGATTACGAAAGTCTCATATTCACCAGAAGTTTTCATGAAGTTGGAGAATTTAATTTAACAATTAACCGTCACAAAGAACATACAGACAAACTAATTAAAGGAAACCTCATTATACTAGGTTCAGACTTAAATAAAGTGGGGATTATCAAACATCGTGAGATTGGCTTAGATGAAAGTGGAAAACAATCTGAACAATGGTCTATTAAAGGGATTGAATTAAAAGGGATTGTAGGACAAAGAATTACGATTCCTTTAATAGGTACAGCATATGATTCGGTCGAAGGTAATGTGGAATCTATTATAAAACATTATGTAGTCAAACATATTGTCAATCCTGAAGATGGGAAACGTAAGATGGATATGATTGATATCGCTGAAAACTTAAGTCGAGGCGCAATATTAAAGTGGCAGTCCAGATTTGAGAATCTTTCTGATGAACTTTCTGCGATTTCGTTTGCTTCAGGAATTGGTTGGGGTATGAAGATAGATTTACATCAATTTAAATGGATATTAGATGTTATGGAAGGGCATAATCTTACCACTTCTCAATCGATTCACCCTCCCGTTATATTTAGCCCAGAATTTGATAGTTTAAAATCCTTACAATATTCAGAGAGTGATTACAATGTACGTAATGTTGGCTATGTCGCAGGTGAAGGTGAAGGTTTTGAACGTAGAATCATCAGTGTTGGTGAAACGGAAGGTATTTCTCGTATAGAAACGTTTATAGATGCACGTGATGTTAAAGAAGTAGACGAGGACAAACAACCTATTCCAGAAGATCAGATTATTCAACAACTAAAAGAAAAAGGACAACAAAACCTTCAAGAACTTATTCAAGAGCAGTTTCTTGAAGGACAAATCCTGACTCACTCACCTTTCAAATATGAGGAAGATTACGATCTTGGTGATATAGTAACCGTTCAGAACAAAGACTGGGGTGTAATCATGGATGCTAGAATTACTGAAATTACAGAAATATATGAACCAAATGGATTTCAGTTAGAAGCAACCTTTGGAAATACTAGGCCGACTTTGATATCTAAACTAAAACAAGAACTGAATCAAATAGGTGCAGAAGTTAGAAAATAG
- a CDS encoding phage tail tube protein has translation MALNGIDIVILANTGTEAEPNFTVVGGQRGATLEEVSETVDVTNKGSNGSYEYEYGLYGFTISAEGVYIPDDAAYVVLKNAIRTKEKVLVQWKEGAGNIEQGLCLVTSRSVEGPYDGEATYSFEFQGTGTLTTNP, from the coding sequence ATGGCATTAAACGGAATTGATATTGTGATTTTAGCAAACACAGGAACAGAGGCAGAACCGAATTTCACGGTTGTAGGTGGACAAAGAGGAGCTACATTAGAAGAGGTATCTGAAACAGTAGATGTAACAAACAAAGGATCCAATGGCTCTTATGAGTATGAATATGGTTTATATGGATTTACGATTTCTGCTGAAGGAGTATATATACCAGACGATGCAGCTTATGTCGTTTTAAAAAATGCAATTCGCACTAAAGAGAAAGTATTGGTGCAATGGAAAGAAGGGGCAGGTAACATCGAACAAGGGTTATGTTTAGTCACTTCCCGTTCAGTTGAAGGTCCTTATGATGGGGAGGCTACGTATTCTTTTGAATTTCAAGGTACAGGTACATTAACTACAAATCCATAA
- a CDS encoding phage tail assembly chaperone has translation MSEQVQFNENDILNKLLTASENLPEKTIRIPRLGLSFLMRGLKEQQIEDLERRYTEVKMNRGKEERELDRARYSRALINASTIAIGGDSNVKWDHPALLDKYKASAAEQVIKRALLPGEINSLVDVVLELSAYFDEPEEVEEVKNF, from the coding sequence ATGAGTGAACAAGTTCAATTTAATGAAAATGACATTCTAAACAAACTATTAACAGCAAGTGAGAATTTACCAGAGAAGACAATCCGAATTCCAAGACTAGGGTTGTCTTTTTTAATGCGTGGACTCAAAGAACAGCAAATTGAAGATTTAGAAAGAAGATATACCGAAGTAAAAATGAATCGTGGAAAAGAAGAAAGAGAGTTAGATCGAGCTAGATATTCCAGAGCTTTAATTAACGCTTCTACCATCGCCATTGGTGGGGATTCAAACGTGAAATGGGATCACCCAGCCCTCCTTGACAAGTATAAAGCTTCAGCTGCAGAACAAGTTATCAAGAGAGCACTGCTGCCAGGAGAAATTAATTCACTTGTAGATGTTGTATTAGAATTATCTGCTTATTTTGATGAACCTGAAGAGGTAGAAGAGGTAAAAAACTTCTAA